A section of the Oscarella lobularis chromosome 15, ooOscLobu1.1, whole genome shotgun sequence genome encodes:
- the LOC136195844 gene encoding uncharacterized protein gives MADPRWTHLDSARAQIVPLLANALDEGAFLDRLVTHGCISYAQQENIRRRLSNVALEDMARDLLSVLRLRPPLIFDIFCAILQHGNEKSLYELIVSTTRSESDARCRALQEENARLNRELQTTKIELETLRESHLVSLSQSEAGSNTSSKTDVDRKVTDEELQRLAPFLIDQWKDVAHRLLGGRLTAFEWMHTQTDRSDPKERVYSMLNNWHIVNGSDATVKSICSALVQRPVIHRLAAEEVFGVGVVKQVLRYWGY, from the exons ATGGCAGATCCGAGATGGACTCATCTCGATTCGGCGAGGGCCCAAATCGTCCCTCTTCTCGCAAACGCTCTTGATGAAGGAGCttttctcgatcgtcttGTTACACACGGATGCATTTCCTATGCTCAACAAGAGAATATTCGGCGACGTTTATCGAATGTGGCACTGGAAGATATGGCTCGGGATTTGCTTAGTGTCCTGAGATTACGTCCGCCTCTTATCTTTGATATTTTCTGCGCTATTCTGCAACATGGGAACGAAAAGTCTTTGTACGAACTTATCGTTTCTACTACTAG AAGTGAATCGGATGCTCGGTGCAGAGCTctgcaagaagaaaacgcgcgCTTAAATCGAGAACTTCAAACCACGAA GATTGAATTAGAAACACTCCGAGAATCTCACCTTGTCTCCCTTTCACAAAGTGAAGCTG GTTCTAATACTTCAAGCAAGACAGACGTTGATCGAAAAGTGACGGATGAAGAGCTTCAGCGATTAGCTCCTTTCCTGATTGACCAGTGGAAAGACGTTGCTCATCGATTGTTGGGAGGGAGACTGACGGCGTTTGAATGGATGCACACTCAGACTGACAGGAGCGATCCAAAAGAACGTGTCTACTCCATGCTCAACAACTGGCACATTGTCAATGGATCAGATGCGACCGTAAAGAGCATCTGTAGCGCTCTTGTACAACGACCTGTCATTCATCGGCTCGCTGCAGAGGAAGTCTTTGGAGTTGGTGTCGTTAAACAGGTTTTACGTTATTGgggttattaa
- the LOC136196304 gene encoding uncharacterized protein, with product MMITDLLYGNSHAVPVVFLETFHHFPETLKLVEKAQSTYKLNLKTYQAPDVDSRDSFAKRYGEKLWETDVLAFHRVTKIEPLARALDDLDTVAWITGRRRDQNEFRANMPVLEIGKDGRLKINPLAYWTRAKSWDYARAHKMMYNPLHDRGYASIGDEPLTTPVNDGEDERAGRWRGSNKTECGIHD from the coding sequence ATGATGATTACGGATCTCCTGTACGGTAATTCGCACGCCGTACCCGTAGTCTTTCTCGAAACATTTCATCATTTTCCCGAAACGCTAaaactcgtcgaaaaagcgcaAAGCACGTACAAACTCAATCTTAAAACCTATCAAGCGCCCGATGTCGATAGTCGCGATTCGTTCGCTAAGCGTTACGGCGAAAAACTTTGGGAAACGGACGTTCTTGCGTTTCATCGCGTGACCAAGATCGAGCCGCTTGCGCGTGCGCTCGACGACTTGGATACCGTTGCCTGGATTACCGGGCGGCGTCGCGATCAGAATGAGTTTCGCGCCAATATGCCCGTGCTCGAAATAGGTAAGGACGGGCGTTTGAAGATTAATCCGCTCGCCTATTGGACGCGCGCCAAGAGCTGGGATTATGCGCGTGCGCACAAGATGATGTATAATCCGCTTCACGATCGCGGCTATGCGAGCATTGGCGATGAACCGCTTACGACGCCGGTCAATGACGGCGAAGATGAGAGAGCCGGACGTTGGAGGGGAAGCAATAAGACTGAATGCGGCATTCATGACTAG
- the LOC136196355 gene encoding methanethiol oxidase-like: MSSEHCCGGPGYASPLEAMRGPRETLIYVPCIYAPENGVAHKPDVLATIDVDPSSPTFSEVIHVLPMPNTGDELHHSGWNACSSCHGDASRRRNKLILPAVKSGRVYVIDTETDERAPRIFKVVEGEEIKRKAGLTALHTSHCLADGNIMLSAMGDRDGNGKGGFVLLDGKDFSVLGNWEGEGDALPFGYDFWYQPRHNVMLSSEWGAPNAFLNGFNPKDVEDGKYGKSLHVWDWKERKVIQDIDLGDEGIMPLELRFLHDPNQTQGFVGVALSSNIFRFFKSEDGTWKAEKVIDVPSKDVENWALPSMPGIITDILISLDDKFLYFSNWVQGDVRQYDITDPSHPKLTGQIFVGGSLVNGGPVKVVSGEKQPDPVTVKGKTIKGGPQMIQLSLDGKRLYVTTSLFSSWDKQFYPDIVKEGSVMFQIDVNTDKGGLTLNENFLVDFGKMPDGPALAHEVRYPGGDCSSDIWV; the protein is encoded by the exons ATGTCGAGCG AGCACTGTTGCGGGGGTCCCGGCTATGCGAGCCCCTTGGAGGCGATGCGTGGTCCACGCGAAACGCTCATATACGTACCGTGCATTTACGCACCAGAAAACGGCGTCGCGCACAAACCTGACGTTCTAGCGACAATAGACGTCGATCCAAGCTCGCCTACGTTCAGCGAG GTGATTCACGTGCTCCCGATGCCGAATACAGGCGACGAGCTGCATCATAGCGGATGGAACGCTTGTAGCAG TTGTCATGGAGATgcgagtcgtcgacgaaataagCTCATATTGCCGGCAGTGAAGTCGGGAAGAGTCTACGTGATCGATACGGAGACAGATGAGCGAGCGCCTCGAATCTTTAAA GTGGTCGAAGGCGAGGAAATCAAGAGGAAAGCCGGTCTGACGGCACTGCACACATCGCACTGCCTCGCGGACGGAAACATCATGTTAAGTGCAATGGGAGACAGGGATGGAAATGGAAAAG GGggcttcgttcttctcgacggTAAAGACTTCAGCGTATTAGGCAATTGGGAAGGAGAGGGCGATGCGCTGCCCTTTGGATACGATTTCTGGTATCAGCCACGTCACAATGTCATGCTAAGCAGCGAATGGGGAGCTCCGAACGCTTTCCTCAACGGTTTCAATcccaaagacgtcgaagacg ggAAGTACGGTAAATCGTTGCACGTGTGGGATtggaaggagagaaaagtgATTCAGGACATCGatctcggcgacgaaggaatAATGCCTTTGGAATTGAGATTTCTTCACGATCCCAATCAGACGCAGGGATTCGTGGGCGTGGCATTGAGTAGCAACATCTTTCGATTCTTCAAATCAgag GATGGAACTTGGAAGGCCGAGAAAGTGATCGACGTTCCGAGCAAGGATGTGGAGAATTGGGCGTTGCCTAGCATGCCGG gtATTATTACTGATATCTTGATTTCTTTGGACGACAAGTTTCTCTACTTCAGCAATTGGGTTCAGGGTGACGTTCGTcagtatgacatcacagaTCCGTCTCATCCCAAACTCACAGGACAG ATATTTGTTGGTGGTAGTCTTGTCAACGGTGGTCCCGTCAAAGTTGTTTCTGGTGAGAAACAGCCTGATCCTGTGACTGTGAAGGGGAAGACGATCAAAGGCGGACCCCAGATGATTCAGCTCAGTCTCGACGGAAAACGTCTTTACGTCACTACATCGCTCTTCAGCTCGTGGGACAAGCAATTTTACCCGGATATCGTCAA ggaAGGCAGTGTTAtgtttcaaattgacgtcaatacCGACAAAGGAGGTTTGACGTTGAAtgagaattttctcgtcgattttggcAAGATGCCAGATGGACCGGCTTTGGCCCACGAGGTTCGCTATCCCGGAGGTGACTGCTCGTCGGACATTTGGGTTTGA